One window of the Granulicella arctica genome contains the following:
- a CDS encoding NCS2 family permease has protein sequence MRTRLERHFRFAALHTNWRTETLAGFTTFITMAYIIFVNPAILSQTGMPIASVTAATCLCAAFGSILMGALANYPLALAPGMGLNAYFTYTVVQKMGIPWPAALGAVFLSGIIFLILTFTGIRQQLVAAIPHQLHAAVGGGIGLFIAFIGFRNAGIIVPSAATIVTLGNVRAPQTALALFGLLLIAILQVLKVRASMLIGVLGTMLLGIVCHQVTWNPAPFHIGAISSTAFHLDIPAALHIGGFEIIFVFLFVDLFDNIGTLVAVTQRAGLISPDHTIPRLNRIFFADAAATVVGSMAGTSTVTSYVESATGVAAGGRTGVTAIVTGILFFLALFLAPLVGTIPVFATSPALILVGGLMMTGLGTIEWEKPHIAIPAFLTVSTIPLTWSIADGLSFGLTSYAALQLLTGRATRKDWMLYLLASLFLLRFLYLSHA, from the coding sequence ATGCGCACCCGTCTCGAACGCCACTTCCGCTTCGCCGCCCTCCACACCAACTGGCGCACCGAGACTCTCGCTGGCTTCACCACCTTCATCACCATGGCGTACATCATCTTCGTCAACCCCGCGATCTTATCGCAAACCGGCATGCCCATCGCCTCTGTCACCGCAGCCACCTGCCTCTGCGCCGCCTTCGGCTCCATCCTCATGGGAGCACTCGCCAATTATCCCCTCGCCCTCGCCCCCGGCATGGGCCTCAACGCCTACTTCACCTACACCGTCGTCCAGAAGATGGGCATTCCCTGGCCCGCCGCCCTCGGAGCCGTCTTCCTCTCCGGCATCATCTTCCTCATCCTCACCTTCACCGGCATCCGTCAACAACTCGTCGCCGCCATCCCCCACCAGCTCCACGCAGCCGTTGGCGGAGGCATCGGCCTCTTCATCGCCTTCATAGGCTTTCGCAATGCAGGCATCATCGTCCCCAGCGCCGCCACCATCGTCACTCTGGGTAACGTCCGTGCCCCGCAAACAGCGCTCGCCCTCTTCGGCCTCTTACTCATCGCCATCCTGCAAGTCCTGAAAGTCCGCGCCAGCATGCTCATCGGCGTCCTCGGCACTATGCTCCTCGGCATAGTCTGCCACCAAGTCACCTGGAACCCCGCGCCCTTCCACATCGGTGCCATCAGCAGTACAGCCTTCCACCTCGACATTCCCGCAGCCCTCCACATCGGCGGATTTGAGATTATCTTCGTCTTCCTCTTTGTAGACCTCTTCGACAACATCGGGACGCTAGTCGCTGTAACGCAGAGGGCTGGGCTGATCAGTCCCGACCACACCATCCCACGCCTCAACCGCATCTTCTTCGCCGACGCCGCAGCTACAGTAGTCGGCTCCATGGCGGGTACCAGCACCGTCACCAGCTACGTCGAATCCGCCACCGGAGTAGCCGCCGGAGGCCGCACCGGCGTCACCGCCATCGTCACCGGAATCCTCTTCTTCCTCGCCCTCTTCCTCGCCCCGCTCGTCGGCACCATCCCTGTCTTCGCGACCTCCCCAGCCCTAATCCTCGTAGGCGGGTTAATGATGACCGGCCTCGGCACCATCGAGTGGGAGAAGCCCCACATCGCCATCCCCGCCTTCCTTACCGTCTCCACCATCCCCCTCACCTGGTCCATCGCCGACGGCCTCTCCTTCGGCCTCACCAGCTACGCCGCCCTCCAACTCCTCACCGGTCGCGCCACCCGCAAAGACTGGATGCTCTACCTCCTTGCCTCCCTCTTCCTCCTCCGCTTCCTCTATCTCTCCCATGCCTGA
- a CDS encoding sugar O-acetyltransferase — MTEKEKMLCGELYDAGDPELMRERLSAEKVVAAYNAGAPSAALEGFLGAIGERSTLRAPFYCDYGYNIFLGDRVFLNFGCVLLDVGRIEIGDGTQIGPMVQIYAADHPRDPTVRAQELENGRPVVIGRNVWIGGGAIILPGVTVGDDAVIGAGSVVTRDVPAGATVMGNPARIKGMQ, encoded by the coding sequence GTGACAGAAAAGGAAAAGATGCTTTGCGGGGAGCTGTATGACGCTGGCGATCCCGAGTTGATGCGGGAGCGGCTGTCTGCGGAGAAGGTGGTGGCTGCGTATAACGCCGGTGCACCGTCTGCAGCGCTGGAAGGTTTTCTTGGTGCAATCGGGGAACGATCTACGCTGCGGGCTCCGTTTTATTGCGACTATGGATACAACATCTTCCTGGGCGATCGGGTGTTTCTCAACTTCGGTTGCGTGCTGCTGGATGTGGGCCGGATCGAGATTGGCGACGGCACCCAGATTGGGCCGATGGTGCAGATCTATGCGGCGGATCATCCGCGCGACCCGACGGTGCGGGCGCAGGAGCTTGAGAATGGGCGGCCTGTGGTGATCGGCAGGAATGTCTGGATCGGTGGCGGTGCGATCATTCTGCCGGGTGTGACGGTGGGGGACGATGCAGTGATCGGAGCGGGAAGTGTGGTGACGCGGGATGTTCCGGCGGGTGCCACGGTGATGGGAAATCCAGCAAGGATAAAGGGGATGCAATGA
- a CDS encoding cupin domain-containing protein, whose protein sequence is MTAEEVKALLGLVPHPKEGGCFVRTYEALESVPAASFLDGRYAGARKTGTAIYYLLEPETFSEMHRLQSDEVFHFYMGDAVEMLQLLQDGTGRVAVIGTDLQRGERPQVVVERGVWQGARLRQGGEWALLGCTVSPGFEFEDYESGRREELVAGWGEFAEMIEGLTRE, encoded by the coding sequence ATGACGGCGGAAGAGGTAAAGGCGTTGCTGGGATTGGTGCCGCACCCGAAGGAGGGTGGGTGCTTTGTGCGGACGTACGAAGCTTTGGAGAGTGTTCCGGCGGCTTCGTTTCTGGATGGACGCTATGCGGGAGCGAGGAAGACGGGGACGGCGATCTATTACCTTCTGGAGCCGGAGACGTTCAGCGAGATGCACCGGCTGCAATCGGATGAGGTATTCCACTTCTACATGGGCGATGCGGTGGAGATGCTGCAGCTTCTGCAGGATGGGACCGGGCGGGTGGCGGTGATTGGGACGGATCTGCAGCGCGGGGAACGGCCGCAGGTGGTGGTGGAACGTGGTGTGTGGCAGGGAGCGCGACTGCGGCAAGGCGGGGAATGGGCACTGCTGGGATGCACGGTCAGTCCAGGGTTTGAGTTCGAGGATTATGAGAGTGGGAGGCGGGAGGAGTTGGTGGCGGGCTGGGGTGAGTTTGCGGAAATGATCGAGGGGCTTACGCGGGAGTAG